Proteins found in one Cloacibacillus sp. genomic segment:
- a CDS encoding glutaredoxin, whose protein sequence is MTTIMYGTKHCPDVRAALVEIAEKGLDIEFRNFDDSVAYLKEFVLMRDKRAEFADKKENGYLGIPCFVTEDGKIFFELKDIL, encoded by the coding sequence ATGACGACGATCATGTACGGTACAAAGCACTGCCCAGACGTGCGCGCGGCGCTCGTGGAGATAGCGGAGAAGGGGCTCGATATTGAGTTCAGAAACTTCGACGACAGCGTGGCCTATCTCAAAGAATTCGTCCTGATGCGCGACAAGCGTGCCGAGTTCGCGGATAAAAAGGAAAACGGCTATCTGGGCATTCCCTGCTTCGTGACGGAAGATGGAAAGATCTTTTTTGAATTAAAGGATATACTTTAA
- a CDS encoding aminotransferase class IV, protein MSLCYIDGKYAPVSECRLPVTDMAIQRGVAVFEAVRIYDGKLFGLDMHLERFAESARRAGISAEKIFPRLPEVIEGGLRVEGCPAEGLVRPYITGGDINNKGSFPEPRFFVLFGGINKTPDEERRRGAVLEPNRVERPYPLCKSINYLFALIPLGGDKANHESLYMPDGEITEAMTNNFFLCKEGKIITAPVGRVLDGVTRSVVLTLVRENGFTVEERCPREEELAQADEAFITGTVNEVLSVVRVGNTTIGSGRPGPVAAHLYRLFLSNMGRWLSA, encoded by the coding sequence ATGTCGCTCTGCTATATCGATGGTAAATACGCGCCGGTTTCCGAATGCCGTCTCCCTGTCACCGACATGGCTATCCAGCGCGGCGTCGCGGTCTTTGAGGCGGTACGCATCTATGACGGCAAATTATTCGGCCTGGATATGCACCTGGAACGCTTCGCGGAGAGCGCGCGGCGGGCGGGTATCTCTGCCGAAAAAATATTTCCACGGCTGCCGGAGGTTATAGAGGGTGGGCTCAGGGTAGAGGGCTGCCCCGCGGAGGGGCTCGTACGCCCTTACATAACGGGCGGAGATATAAACAACAAAGGTTCCTTCCCCGAGCCGCGTTTCTTCGTCCTCTTCGGCGGGATAAACAAAACCCCGGACGAGGAACGGAGACGGGGCGCGGTGCTCGAACCGAACCGCGTGGAGCGTCCCTATCCGCTCTGTAAAAGTATAAACTATCTCTTCGCCCTCATCCCGCTCGGCGGCGACAAGGCGAACCACGAGTCGCTCTACATGCCGGACGGTGAGATCACCGAGGCGATGACTAATAACTTTTTCCTCTGCAAAGAGGGAAAGATTATTACCGCGCCCGTGGGCAGGGTGCTTGACGGCGTAACGCGCAGTGTCGTGCTCACGCTCGTGCGGGAGAACGGTTTCACCGTCGAAGAGCGCTGCCCGCGCGAAGAGGAACTGGCGCAGGCCGACGAGGCCTTCATCACCGGCACCGTCAACGAAGTGCTCTCGGTCGTGCGCGTGGGCAATACCACGATCGGCTCTGGTCGCCCCGGCCCCGTAGCGGCGCACCTATACAGGCTCTTTCTCTCAAATATGGGGCGCTGGCTCAGCGCATAG
- a CDS encoding AAA family ATPase: SMQSLQPYKTIEMLKEPESPEAKQIVELIKKSDLDIDDFKYDGKLLEAIPLKMDDETVRAKNIQNKEKSIDILKLTSTHRGKELPSIVFDSLGTKKIVSLAGYLVEWLNKGGCLFIDELDSGIHFKLSRAIVSLFNSSLNDRAQMIFSTHDASLLDIKTLFRKEQIWFTDRVEDKVYLYPLSCFTAEKSGIRTDSELYERYVKGFLGALPDPSLIDVLIDIKNGKRDE; encoded by the coding sequence TATCTATGCAGTCGCTCCAACCGTATAAAACGATAGAAATGCTCAAAGAACCTGAAAGTCCGGAGGCAAAGCAGATCGTTGAACTGATAAAGAAATCCGACCTGGATATCGATGATTTTAAGTACGACGGAAAACTCCTGGAGGCCATCCCGCTGAAAATGGATGATGAGACGGTAAGAGCCAAAAACATTCAAAATAAGGAAAAGTCCATCGATATATTGAAACTGACCTCTACCCACAGAGGAAAAGAACTGCCCAGCATTGTCTTTGATTCGCTCGGAACAAAGAAAATAGTCTCGCTCGCGGGCTACCTGGTCGAATGGCTGAATAAAGGCGGTTGTCTGTTCATCGACGAATTAGACAGCGGCATACATTTTAAGCTCTCCAGAGCGATAGTTTCTCTTTTCAACAGCTCGCTGAACGATCGCGCGCAGATGATTTTTTCAACACACGATGCAAGTCTGCTTGATATAAAGACGCTTTTCCGCAAAGAACAGATATGGTTTACAGATAGGGTCGAAGATAAAGTTTATCTATACCCGTTGTCCTGTTTTACGGCGGAAAAATCGGGTATACGGACAGATTCAGAGCTGTATGAACGCTATGTAAAGGGATTTTTAGGGGCTCTGCCGGATCCTTCGCTGATAGATGTTTTAATAGACATCAAAAACGGCAAACGCGATGAATAA
- a CDS encoding alpha/beta fold hydrolase: protein MRKLSYPLIFALFLLSVSASAEAALSINVLGGVIQNLSEDCYSYIPNHRTALTEEFIGKVNPAVRERLGIAADGNARLVIRVQSPRPEDITLSANLPPGAVLENIKRTASGSRLTVKTEPVGAAGKYQSSAVLTAPEEWPGNDKQEFFPITVTASQGDEGLSKEIKIYRAPVVLVHGLWSDGETFGDVNDEQTVAGALFAKGAHHGYFEYPGDQGPSEVLPRSADIFCRAVENMVRDLRMKKIEATRVDLVGHSMGGLMARKFFLNRYYRNNQNYNQGAVRRIVMLATPNTGSGIASYVTEDVLWLSDDTIAASPDYREKMEQVFEIMGKAGMNVKGSAIKDLALNSSELRLLNDNLPAGLPLYRIAGDTGEALIMPGAVGKIIEGIITPYTHKKIYNNIPALFDGYNNNGGKPRFEPEDSDCLVGLSSALWEGVMSRDKSEIIKGRQHMGMGTDAGIASRVAALLCGPVSAFEPIPQRSQLRFPEQPTPSLMKGSAGAALSSLSDAEFTQKLGELESLLENRNTKAEGQALGKLTGLSCYPESPVLISAGTTRRLAISGSYSTGKRKNVSHKKDGTKYEVADASVALVDEDGMLTALKPGRTTLTVKNGNISATVDIFVIPFAVVAADDKVDPDNPPVDPADEINPEAPRGSSSSGCNTGAGLVLLLLPALAFIIKKS, encoded by the coding sequence ATGAGAAAACTTTCCTATCCGCTGATCTTCGCCCTGTTCCTGCTGTCCGTCTCTGCGAGCGCCGAGGCCGCTTTGAGTATCAACGTCCTCGGCGGCGTCATTCAGAACCTCTCCGAGGACTGCTATAGCTACATACCGAATCACCGGACAGCGCTGACGGAGGAATTTATCGGCAAAGTGAACCCCGCCGTGCGTGAACGCCTTGGCATTGCCGCCGACGGAAACGCCCGCCTGGTGATACGCGTACAGTCGCCGCGGCCGGAGGACATTACGCTCTCCGCGAATCTGCCGCCGGGCGCGGTCCTGGAAAATATAAAGAGAACCGCCTCCGGCAGCAGGCTGACCGTAAAAACGGAGCCGGTCGGCGCGGCTGGCAAGTATCAGAGCAGCGCCGTGCTCACCGCCCCCGAGGAATGGCCGGGGAACGATAAGCAGGAGTTCTTCCCTATCACCGTCACCGCCTCCCAGGGTGACGAAGGCCTCTCCAAAGAGATAAAGATATACCGCGCCCCCGTGGTGCTCGTCCACGGACTTTGGTCGGACGGCGAGACCTTCGGAGACGTCAACGACGAACAAACGGTCGCGGGAGCCCTCTTTGCCAAAGGGGCGCATCACGGATATTTTGAATATCCCGGCGATCAAGGGCCGTCGGAGGTACTGCCGCGGAGCGCCGATATCTTCTGCCGCGCCGTCGAAAATATGGTCCGCGACCTGCGCATGAAGAAGATCGAGGCGACGCGCGTTGATTTGGTCGGCCACAGCATGGGCGGCCTGATGGCGCGAAAATTCTTTCTCAACAGATACTACCGGAACAACCAGAACTACAACCAGGGTGCGGTGCGCCGCATAGTCATGCTCGCGACGCCGAATACCGGCTCCGGCATCGCCTCCTATGTGACTGAGGACGTTCTCTGGCTCAGCGACGATACGATCGCGGCCTCTCCCGACTATCGGGAAAAGATGGAACAGGTCTTTGAGATAATGGGCAAGGCGGGGATGAACGTCAAAGGGAGCGCCATAAAGGATCTTGCATTAAACAGCTCCGAGCTGCGCCTGCTCAACGACAATCTCCCCGCCGGACTGCCGCTCTACCGGATCGCCGGCGATACCGGCGAGGCGCTTATCATGCCGGGGGCGGTCGGCAAGATCATAGAGGGAATAATCACCCCCTACACGCACAAGAAAATATATAATAATATTCCTGCGCTCTTTGACGGATATAACAATAACGGCGGCAAACCCAGATTCGAGCCGGAGGATTCAGACTGTCTGGTGGGCCTCTCCAGCGCCCTCTGGGAGGGCGTTATGAGCCGCGATAAATCGGAGATCATCAAAGGCCGCCAGCACATGGGTATGGGCACGGATGCAGGGATAGCCTCAAGGGTAGCGGCCCTGTTATGCGGCCCCGTCTCCGCCTTTGAACCGATACCGCAAAGGTCGCAGCTGCGCTTCCCTGAACAGCCCACTCCATCGTTGATGAAAGGGAGCGCCGGTGCCGCGCTCTCCAGCCTCTCCGACGCCGAATTTACGCAGAAGCTTGGCGAGCTTGAGTCGCTTTTGGAAAACCGAAATACGAAGGCCGAGGGGCAGGCGCTTGGAAAGCTGACGGGGCTTTCCTGTTATCCTGAGTCGCCCGTTCTCATAAGCGCCGGTACGACGCGCCGCCTGGCAATAAGTGGGAGTTATTCCACGGGAAAGAGGAAGAATGTCTCGCACAAAAAGGACGGGACCAAATACGAGGTGGCGGACGCCTCTGTGGCGCTTGTGGATGAGGACGGCATGCTGACGGCTCTGAAGCCGGGCCGCACGACATTGACCGTGAAAAACGGTAATATCTCGGCCACGGTGGATATCTTTGTAATCCCCTTCGCGGTGGTTGCCGCCGATGATAAGGTGGACCCCGACAATCCTCCCGTTGACCCGGCGGATGAGATCAACCCGGAGGCACCGCGCGGCTCATCTTCCAGCGGCTGTAATACGGGCGCGGGTCTGGTACTGCTGCTGCTTCCGGCTCTTGCTTTTATCATTAAAAAGAGTTAA